One window of Dehalobacterium formicoaceticum genomic DNA carries:
- a CDS encoding IS110 family transposase: MANLMVGIDVSLRSHSVQFMNDSGDALASFSIPNDLNGAETLLQRILQSAVKYQTSLVRVGMEATSNLGWHLAHFLNAGLHEVTDFQSQVFVLNARKVARFKKGYDCLPKNDRIDAWVIADQLRFGRLPHELTSCIQYEALQRLTRTRFHLMQSIARDKTYFLNQVFLKFSGLRQDNPFSNMFGATCLAVLQELEPEQIVSMSITELVDFLKEKGKNRFDNPEELALFLQKLARSSYRLDKAMADPVNLSLSVMLTVIQTMEKEVTKIDKEIGKIMKSVPETLSSVKGIGPVFAAGIIAEIGDINRFDNHNALAKYTGLVWSQYQSGEFESDETKRLRTGNKYLRYYLVQAANLVRRYDSDYAAFYAKKYSEALKHQHKRALVLTARKLVRLVFMLLKTNKLYTPPERRD, translated from the coding sequence ATGGCAAATCTTATGGTAGGAATTGACGTGAGCCTCCGCTCTCATTCTGTGCAGTTCATGAATGATTCCGGTGATGCTCTTGCTTCCTTTTCTATTCCCAACGATTTAAACGGGGCTGAAACTTTATTGCAACGTATCCTTCAATCTGCTGTCAAATATCAGACTAGTCTTGTTCGTGTTGGTATGGAGGCTACTTCTAATTTGGGCTGGCATTTAGCCCATTTTCTCAATGCCGGGCTCCACGAAGTTACTGATTTTCAGTCTCAGGTTTTTGTACTTAATGCAAGAAAGGTAGCTCGTTTCAAGAAAGGATATGATTGTCTTCCTAAAAATGACCGTATTGATGCCTGGGTGATTGCGGACCAACTTAGATTTGGCCGTCTTCCTCATGAATTGACTTCGTGCATTCAATATGAAGCTCTTCAGCGACTTACACGAACCCGCTTTCATCTGATGCAAAGTATCGCCCGAGACAAAACCTACTTTCTCAATCAGGTCTTCCTTAAATTCAGTGGTCTGCGCCAGGACAACCCTTTTTCCAATATGTTTGGGGCTACCTGCCTGGCAGTTTTGCAAGAACTTGAGCCTGAACAGATTGTTTCCATGTCCATTACTGAATTGGTGGATTTTCTAAAGGAAAAAGGGAAAAACCGTTTTGATAACCCTGAAGAGTTAGCTTTATTCTTACAAAAACTGGCTCGCTCTTCATATCGCCTTGATAAGGCCATGGCTGATCCTGTTAATCTTTCTTTATCGGTCATGCTTACTGTAATTCAGACCATGGAAAAAGAAGTCACTAAGATCGATAAAGAAATTGGAAAGATCATGAAATCTGTCCCTGAAACTTTGTCTTCAGTCAAAGGCATTGGTCCTGTATTTGCTGCCGGTATTATTGCTGAAATTGGTGATATTAATCGCTTTGACAATCATAATGCCCTGGCTAAGTATACAGGCCTTGTTTGGTCCCAATATCAATCCGGAGAATTTGAAAGCGATGAAACTAAGCGATTACGTACCGGCAACAAGTATCTGCGTTACTATTTGGTACAAGCTGCCAACCTTGTTCGTCGCTATGATAGTGATTACGCCGCCTTTTATGCTAAAAAGTATTCTGAAGCTTTGAAACATCAGCACAAACGTGCTCTCGTCTTAACTGCCCGAAAATTGGTACGGTTGGTCTTTATGCTACTAAAGACCAACAAACTGTACACACCACCAGAAAGGAGAGATTAA